From Ficedula albicollis isolate OC2 chromosome 20, FicAlb1.5, whole genome shotgun sequence, one genomic window encodes:
- the CTCFL gene encoding transcriptional repressor CTCFL isoform X1 → MALSLREGICLFYDFELAQIHILQEEGREKSAESKATEKPPDTLLMEIDRDNDAIAFENNIQQLSPSEEGEEKEVFSTVGETKSQSCKGGDDLPDLFNGSKEQEYPTASEQTVVRNLKNLKFEACAAHQEKGEKQRFNCFFCTFTSVKLSSLRRHLKTHSDEKRHVCHLCPKAFRTATLLHNHVNTHTVSWCVVAGNKPHKCSECDTAFVTRGELSRHRRYKHTLEKPFKCTICEYSSVEASKMRRHVRSHTGERPYPCHLCSYASKDAYKLKRHMLTHTGEKRYECYVCHARFTQSGTMKIHMLQKHGENVPKYQCPHCSTFLSRKSDLGVHLRNLHSYMEEAVKCRDCEAAFHERYAFLQHRKTHRNEKRFRCAQCSCTWSQSNMCKHAENCGLVRAKTATPRKGSKSKNKIHENPKRAKPEVALKSYQDDSTVKNEHCANEVAPVLDGTETATPREHRTEATH, encoded by the exons ATTGACAGAGATAATGATGCCATTGCATTTGAAAATAACATCCAGCAACTGAGCCCATCtgaagagggggaagaaaaggaagttttttCCACTGTTGGGGAAACAAAGAGTCAGAGCTGCAAAGGGGGTGATGATTTGCCAGACTTATTCAATGGAAGTAAAGAGCAGGAATATCCAACTGCATCAGAACAAACTGTTGTAAGAAATCTCAAGAATCTAAAATTTGAGGCTTGTGCTGCACATcaagaaaaag gagaaaaacaacGTTTCAACTGTTTTTTCTGCACATTCACCTCAGTCAAGTTATCAAGTCTTAGGCGTCATTTGAAGACCCATTCAGATGAGAAACGCCACGTGTGTCACCTCTGCCCGAAGGCCTTCCGTACAGCAACTCTGCTGCACAACCATGTCAACACACATACAG TTTCATGGTGTGTTGTTGCAGGCAACAAACCCCATAAATGCAGTGAGTGTGACACAGCCTTTGTGACCCGAGGGGAGCTTTCACGACACAGGAGGTACAAACACACTTTGGAGAAGCCTTTCAAGTGCACAATATGTGAATACTCCAGTGTAGAA GCCAGCAAGATGAGACGCCACGTTCGCTCGCACACGGGAGAGCGGCCCTACCCCTGTCACCTGTGCAGCTATGCAAGCAAAGATGCCTACAAACTGAAAAGGCACATGTTAACTCACACTG gtGAAAAACGCTACGAATGTTACGTTTGCCATGCCAGATTCACTCAAAGTGGTACCATGAAAATCCATATGTTACAGAAGCATGGAGAAAATGTGCCAAAATACCAATGTCCACATTGTAGCACTTTCCTTTCCCGAAAAAGTGATTTGG GTGTCCACCTGAGGAATCTGCATTCCTACATGGAAGAGGCAGTGAAGTGCAGGGACTGTGAGGCAGCTTTCCACGAGCGCTACGCTTTCCTTCAGCACAGGAAGACTCACAGGAATGAGAAAAGGTTCAGATGTGCTCAGTGCAGCTGCACATGGAGCCAG AGTAATATGTGTAAGCATGCTGAAAATTGTGGATTGGTGAGGGCAAAAACTGCTACACccagaaaaggaagcaaaagcaaaaataaaatccacgAGAACCCGAAGCGTGCTAAGCCAGAAG ttgCCCTAAAATCATACCAAGATGACTCTACTGTGAAAAACGAACATTGTGCCAATGAGGTTGCTCCTGTTTTAGATGGGACAGAAACAGCAACTCCGAGGGAACACAGGACAGAAGCAACTCATTAG